In Phycisphaerae bacterium RAS2, the DNA window GCCGCCGATCGACGCGGGTTGCCGGCTGGGCGGACTCAAATCCGGGGCGCTCTGCCTGGGTTGGTCGCTGATCTGCCGACGCAGATCGGACATGTGCGCCTTGAGTTCATCGAAGTGCGCCTTCGAATCGGACACGTCGCGCACCAGCCCGAGGACGAACTCGATCCGCCCGGCATGGTCTCGTATGGGAGAATAATGAGTCTCGACCCACAAGGTGCTGCCGTCGCGCCGACTGATCTGCATTCGTTGCAGCGCCTGTTGCGCGCCCCCGTCGAAGACGGATCGCGCCGGACAGAGAAAGCCACCGAGATAGCGGCCGTACTCGTCCTTGCACTTTGTGGCTTCGTTGCAGGCGCACGCCTGCGTCATCAGTTCGTTCGCAGTGAACCCCGTCAGTCGTTCGAGCGCGGCGTTGACGAGGACGTAGCGTTTCTGGCGGTCGATGACGAACACTCCGTCGGCGGCGTTGGACAGGATTCGGTCGAGCGAAACAGGAGCCGTTTGCGTTGGTGCGGTCGGGAGCGGATTCATGGGCGACGCTCTCCTTCGGGCTTTGCAGTAGAATGCAGGACCGGAAAGCAGTGCGGCCGACGATTGAGAACGTTGGTCGTCACGTAACTCTACCGCGCTCGCGAGTGTCAGGCTAACCGAAAAATCTCCTAATGCGGCGCGGCAGCAGGCATGCGAGGTGCAGGATTTATGTCAGCCCATGTCGGAATTAATCGAGACGCGCTCCGCCGGTTGCTCGAGATCGCGCGCGATGAAGATCTCGGCGAACACGGCGATGTGACGAGTCGCTTGCTGCCGGAGACAACCCTCGTCGCTCAAGGGCGATGGGTGCTGCGCTCGCGGCAGTCGGGTCGCGTTTGTGGTGTTGAGTTGCTGCCTGACATGCTGGAAGTTCTCGCCCCGGCGGTCGAGCTTGAATGGGTGACGGCAAAGCCGCCGACGCAATTCGTCGAGACGGGAGAAGACCTCGCGCGGTTTCGCGGGAATGTGGGGCAGATGTTTGCGGCCGAGCGCGTGATGCTCAATTTCCTGCAACACCTGTCGGGCGTGGCGACGCTGACGGCGCGGTTCGTGAGCGAAGTCGCGGGCACCGGCGCGAAGATCTATGACACGCGCAAGACAACGCCGGGCCTGCGCGATCTGGAGAAGTATGCCGTGCGCTGCGGCGGTGGGCACAATCACCGGATCGGCCTGTACGATGCGGTGTTGATAAAAGACAATCATCTGGCCGACATCCCGACGGCGCGGCTGGCGCACTGCGTGTTTGACATGCTCAATCGGCTGCCGCTGCTGCCGTCGACGCCGGCGTTCGTGGAGGTCGAGTGCGATTCGCTGGAGCAGGCGGCGGAGTTGTTCAAGGTCGTTGGGATCGATGTGATCCTGCTGGACAACTTCGAACCGCCGCGCCTGCGCGAAGCCGTGGCGCTGCGCGATCAGGCAGGCTTGCGCGGCAAGGTGGAACTGGAGGCCAGCGGCGGCGCGACGCTGCAATCCGTGCGGGCGACTGCCGAGACGGGGGTCGAGCGCATCAGCGTCGGGGCAATCACCCATTCCGCGCCGATCCTCGACCTGGGGCTGGATGCGGAATAGCGGCGGCGTTGGGAATTCAAGATTCTGAATGTGCAACGGGGGCGAAACTCCGGACGAGACCCCGAGGAAAAGAGGAATGGAGTCCGGCTCCGGCCTCGGAACCATGACCAACCACCGATTGGACGCCAAGCGAATCGCACCCAGGCTGAAAACGGCACGCATCGGCCGCCGCCTGCTCGTGCTCGATGAGGTCGACAGCACGAACGAATACGCGCTGGGTGTGCTCGCTCCGCGCGAAGAACTTGCAGCCGACGGGATGGTTGTCTTCGCGGAACATCAGACGGCCGGTCGCGGTCGGCTCGGCCGGACGTGGCATTCGCCGCGCGGGGCGAGCCTGGCGATGACGGTGTTGTTGTGTGAATCGCAACTGCCGCCGTCACCGGTGCGGCTGGTGATGGCGGGCGGGGTGGCGGTGGCGAAGGCGGTGGCATCGACGACAGATGTCGAACCGGTGATTCGGTGGCCGAACGATGTGTACGTCGGGCCGAAGAAGCTTGCGGGAATTCTTGTCGAGGCGCGGAGCGTAGGAACGGTCTCATGGGCCATGGCAGTCGGGATAGGCCTGAACTGTCTCCAGCAGGCTGGCCATTTCCCGCCGGACTTGCGCGACCGGGCGACGTCGCTGGAATTGGAGTCGAAGCACGCGATTGATCGTGAAGCCGTCGCGGTTGCCGTAATGAACGAACTGGATGTACTTGTGCGGCGCGATTCGAGCGTTTCGGACGCCGCGCTCGTCGACCAGTGGCGGGCGCGCAGCGCCGACCTCGGCACGCGCGTCACGTTGCGGGAGAATGGACAAACCTATTCTGGCATCATCCTCGATGTTCACCCTCAAAGCGGTCTGCTGTTGCAGCTCGACACCGGCGCCCGGCGACATTTCGACCCGGCGACGACAAGCCGGGAGGGATGACACCGTAACGTCGGGCGGACTCATTCAATGTGCGGGACGTTGCACCGAAAATTGAAGGCCTCAACAGCCTGCGCATTTTTGCAGAGGACGTCAGGCAGCTTCCTCTACCGGAAAAAGGGACGCTCGAACCGGCTTCTGGACTCCTCTCCGCCTTTTGGAGAGAGGGTCGCCACGGCGATGGATCGTTCGGGTGAGGGGAAAAAGAGAAAAGCGATTCAAGGGGCATGATCCGCCCTCTCCTCAACCCTCTATCTGAAAGGGAGTGGGAGTCTTGAATCGGCTTGATAGGAACAGGAATTGGTAACGACGTCGTCGGTACGCCGAAGGCGTATTGTCCGCTAGCCCAGGGTTGTCGCGCAGCGACTACCCTGGGATGATTGTCGAAATAGCCGACCCAACCCCAACGGGGTTGTGTTTGCGAGACAAGCCATGCCGCAATCGCTCAGCGCCGTCCATGTGCACCTGGTTTTCTCAACGAAGGATCGAACGCGCGCATTTCAGAATCTTGACCTTCGCGCCCAACTGCACGCTTATCTCGGGGGTGTATCGCGCCAGCTTGCTTGTCCGCCCGTGCGAATTGGGGGAGTTGCGGATCACGTCCATGTTCTCGCTCAACTTGGTCGGACGATCGCACAGGCTGACTGGGTAAAGGAATTGAAGCGCGTGTCATCGATCTGGGTTAAGACACAAGGTGGAGATTACACGGACTTTCAATGGCAAGCGGGCTACGCGGCGTTCTCGGTCAGTCAGTCAAACCTGGATCGAGTGACTGAATACATAGCGAACCAGGAGACTCATCACCGCGAGTTGTCGTTTCAGGATGAGCTCCGCGTCATGCTACAGAAGCATCAGATCGAATTCGATGAGCGGTATGTCTGGGATTGAGCCGTTTCATCGTGTTTGACACAACCCTTTCAGGGTTGCAATGACGAGGGTTGGCGATGACCCAGGGTAGATCGCCTGCGGCGATCAACCCTGGGCTGGAGGACGCGCCCCCTTTGGGGGCGAAGCGGCCCTTTCGAAGTGAAGCGACGCTTCGATGCGAAGCGGCCACATCGAAGTGAAGGGACGCTTCGAAGCGAAGCGGCCACATCGATGCGAAGCGACCCTTCAACGCGGAGCGGTTCTACGAACCGAAGCGACTCTTCAATACGGAGCGGTTCTACGATGCCGAATTCCGCGCCGTCTTACTGATGAACTGGTGCGGATACGTCGGCGGCAGCGCGCTGGCGCGGTCCAGGGCTGCGAGGTCATCCGTCGTGAGCGCCATCTCACACGCCGCGTGATTGTCCTTCCATTGCGCCACGCTTTTCGGTCCGACGATGATGCTCGACACCATCGGCCGCGTCAGTAGCCACGCCAGGGCGACGGCTGACAGATTCGAGCTGCCGGGCACCGCCGTGGAGACGAGCTTGTGCCGCTGCGCGACCGCCTTGACGGCGTCGGCGATGTCCATGTTCCGTTGATTGACGAACTGCCGCCGCCAACTGTTCGGCTCGTCGGGCATCGCGCCGAAACGCGAACCGCTCGGACCGGTGCCGTTCTTCTGATACTTTCCGCTCAAAACGCCGCCGCCCAGCGGACTCCACGGCAGGATGCCGATGCCGTATCGTTGGCACACCGGCACGATCGCCGTTTCGATGTCGCGGCAGACAAGGCTGTATTGCATCTGTGCCGTGACGAACGGCTCCCAGTTGAATCGGATGCAAAGCTGCCGCGCCTCGGCGATGTGCCACGCGTCGTAATTCGACAGGCCGACGTACCGCACCTTGCCCTGCTTCACGAAATTGTCCAGCGTGCAGAGCGTTTCGTGGATCGGTGTGTGGTCGTCCCAGCAATGCACCTGGTAGAGGTCGATGTAATCGGTTTGCAGTCGGCGAAGCGATGCATCGAGCGCGGCCGTCAGGTGGCGGCGCGAGGAGCCGGTCGCGTTCACGTGATCGGGCGGCTCGCCGAACTTCCTCACAACGGGGAAGTGCCCCTTGGTCGCGATGATGAGCCGATCGCGCTTCCCCTGGATCGCGCGGGCGCAGATTTCCTCGCTGACGCCCTTGGAATAGACGTCGGCCGTATCGATGAAGTTGCCGCCGGCGTCGAGGTAGGCGTGGATGATCGCGCGGCTGGCGGGTTCGTCGATGCCCCAATCGGCCATGCCGAAGTTCATGGCGCCGAGGCACAGCTCCGAGACGTACAGGCCGGTGTTGCCGAGTTTACGAAGTTTCATTAGAAAGGCTCCTTTCCGCGGCGGGGCGGAGACCTGACTATATCCGCCGATTCGTCTCGCGTCGCAAGTCGCCATGCGGACGGCGTTTTTTCCTGGAGCCCATCATGTCGGATGACTTCGTATTGCTCGAAAAAGAAGGCGCGGTGGCCATCCTGCGGCTGAACCGTCCGGATGTGCTGAACGCGCTGAACATCCCGACGATGGATCGGCTGATCACGCTGATGGAGTCGCTGGACGGCGACCCGTCGGTGCATTGCATGGTGCTGACGGGCAGCGACAAGGCGTTTGCCGCGGGGGCGGACATCAAGGAGATGGCCGAGGCGAGCGTGATGGATATGTACGAGCGGAACAACCTCGCGCGATGGGAGCGGATCAAGCGCGTGCGCACGCCGATTGTCGCGGCGGTCAGCGGCTTCTGCCTTGGCGGCGGATGCGAGTTGGCGATGCACTGCGACATCATCACGGCGAGCGAGACGGCGAAGTTCGGCCAGCCGGAGATCAACATCGGCGTGATGCCGGGGGCCGGCGGGACGCAGCGGTTGAGCAAAGTGGTGGGCAAGTATCGGGCGATGGAGTTGATCCTCACGGGGCGGTTCTTCGACGCGAGCGAGGCACTGCGCCTGGGGCTGGTGACGCACGTCTGGCCGGTGGAATCTTATTTGAAAGAGACGCTGGCGCTGGCGCACCAGATCGCGGAGAAGTCGCCGGTGGCGACGCGCGTGGCGAAGGAAGCGGTCCTTCGGGCGTTCGAGACGGGCCTGTCGGACGGGCTGGAATACGAGCGCAAGCTGTTCTATATGCTCTTCGCGACGGAGGATCAGAAAGAAGGCATGAAGGCGTTTGTCGAGAAGCGGAAGCCGAAGTACACGGGGCGGTAGGGCGAACCGCTCGATTCTCCCTATGCATCGCCGCCATAGTGAGGAAGCTGACGGATTGCAATCCGTCAGCTTGGTTTGCAAACCGACTTGGATTGCCCCACAATATCCCCCATGTCTACGAAGTCCTACGAAACCATTCTTGTCGCCGACGCTGACGGCGTGCGCACGATCACGCTCAATCGCCCCGACGATTTGAACGCCATCGATGACCGCGTGACGAGCGAGTTGCAGGCCGAATTGAAGGCCGTTGCAAAGGACCGCGCCGTGCGCTGCCTCGTCCTGACCGGCGCCGGTCGCGCGTTTTGCGCGGGGCAGGACCTCAAGAGCGTGCAATCGCGCGAGGGGGCCTTTGACTTCACTGCGGCGCTGCGGCGGCGATACAACCCGATCGTTTCGGCCATGGCGGGGCTGGCCATCCCGACGATCGCCAGCGTGAACGGCGTGGCGGCCGGCGCGGGGTGGAGCCTGGCCCTGGCCTGCGACCTGCGGATTGCGTCAGCCAAGGCGAAATTCGTCAGCGCCTTCTCGAAAATCGGCCTGGTTCCCGATAGCGGAATGACGTGGATTTTGCCGCGTTTAGTAGGGCTGTCGCGTGCCCTGGAGATCGCCTGGATCGGTGATCCCATTCCGGCGGAAACGGCCTTACAATGGGGTCTGGTCAATCGAGTGGCCGCTGCGGAGGAGTTGGAGAAAGCGACGCGTGAGCTGGCCACAGGTCTGGCGCGATCAGCGACGAAGGGCCTGTCACTGACAAAGCGGGCGATGCTGGCGGGATTGTCGCGCGATCTGGACGGGCAATTGGAGTACGAGGCGTTGTTGCAGGGCGTCGCGGGCCGGACGCGCGACTACGCCGAGGGTGTGAAGGCATTTATCGAAAAGCGGTCTGCGGAGTTCACTGGTGAGTAACAACGAACGCGTGTTGGGTGTGATCGGTGCGGGAACGATGGGCGGCGGGATCGCGCATGCGGCTGCCGCGGGCGGTTTCAAGGTGATGTGCACCGATACCGATCCCAAGCTGGTGGAGCAGGCGTTCGGGAAGATTCGCGAGCGACTGGATTCGAGCGTGTCGAAGGGACGTATCTCCTCGCGCGAGCGCGACGAGGTCGCTGCCCGGCTGCACGTCTGCAAAGGGTACGACGCGTTCGCCGACGCCGAGTGCGTGATCGAGGCGGCCCCCGAAGACCTCGCGTTGAAAAAGAAGATCTTTGCCGAGCTGGACAAGCTGCCTGCCAAGGTGCTTCGCGCGTCGAACACGTCGAGCCTGGCGATCGCCAAAATCGCCGATGGGCTCAAGCATGCCGATCGCGTTCTGGGGCTTCACTTCTTCAATCCCGCGCCGGTCATGCAACTGATCGAGCTGGTGCAGGCGCCGCAGACCAGCGCCCAGTCGGTGGTCGATGCTCGCGCCGTGTGCGCGAAGCTGGACAAGACCGCGGTGAAAGTGAAGGACTCGCCGGGCTTCATCGGCAACCGCGTGAATCGGCCGTTCTATCTCGAAGCGCTGCGGCTGCTGGAGACGGGCGAAGGCGACATTCGCACGATCGATTCGGCGCTCAAAACCGTCGGCGATTTCAAAATGGGCGCGTTCGAACTTCTTGATCTCATCGGGCTGGACATCAACCTGAAAGTCACCGAAACGGTTTATCAGGACTTCAACAAGCCCGCGCGGTTCACACCGAATGCGATTCAACAGAAGCTCGTGCAGGCCGGCAAGCTCGGCCGCAAGACCGGCTGCGGGTTCTACGACTACTCAAACGGCGATCCGCTCCCGGCGTACGAGAGCAAGCCGAAATCGACATCCGGCTGGAAACCCAGCGCCGCCGTCGCGGAACTCGCCAAGGCGCTCGACAAGCCCGCCGATCGCGCGATGTGGCTCTTCGCCCGCGTGTGGACAGCCGTCGTGAACGAAGCGGCGCACGTGGCGAACACGATTGCCCTGGCGCGCGACGTGAACCTGACCATGGAGCTGGGCTTTGCCTATCCGCAGGGGCCGCTGGCGCTGGCGGATTTCGTCGGGCTGGATGTCGTGCAGGCGCTCATGTCGGAGTTCTTCAAAGAGACGGGCAGCGACGAGCGCTACGCCCCGAATCCGCTGCTCGATGAACTGGTCCGCGCGGGCAATCTCGGTGAGAAGACGGCGCACGGATTCCTGTACCATTCGCTGTGATTGTTCGCCGCGCTCTCATTCGCCTCGTTTAGCCGGCGAGCTTGCTCGCCGCGCATTGGCTCCGCCGGTTGGCGTGTTTGGAATCGCCGCATCAACACGAGAATTAGCATGCGACAAGCCGTTATTGTTGACACCGTTCGCACGCCCATCGGTCGGCATCGCGGCGCGCTCGCGCCGGTGCGGCCGGACGATCTCGGTGCAATCGTCATTCGTGAACTGGTCGCGCGCACAAAACTCGACCCCGCGCTGATCGACGACGTGTACTGGGGCGCGGCCAATCAGGCGGGGGAAGACAACCGCAACGCCGCACGGATGGCCGTGCTGCTGGCCGGTTTGCCTGACAGCGTGCCGGGCACGACGGTCAATCGTTTGTGTGCGAGCGGGTTGGAGGCGGTGGCGATCAGCGCGCGAATGATCGAGGCGGGGCATGGTGACGTGTTCATCGCCGGCGGTTGTGAATCCATGAGCCGCGCGCCATTGGTGCTGCCCAAGCCGGACGAGGCGTTCGTCCGCGGCAATCAGACGATGTACGACACGACGCTGGGCTGGCGGATGACGAATCCGAAGCTGGCGGCGCGGTATCAGCCGTTCAGCATGGGTGAGACGGCCGAGAACGTGGCCGAGCGGCACCGGATTTCGCGCGAGGATCAGGACGCGTTTGCGTTGCAGAGCCAGCAGCGCGCGGCGGCGGCGATCAAGTCGGGTCGGCTGGCCGAGGAGATCGTGCCGGTGGAGATCGACCTGGGTCGTGGGAAGAAGACGGTTGTATCCATTGACGAACACCCGCGCCCCGAGACGACGCCGGCCGACCTGGCAAAGCTCAAGCCGGCCTTCCGCGAGGGCGGGACGGTGACGGCGGGCAACAGTTCAGGCCTCAACGACGGCGCGGCCGGCCTGGTGCTGATGGAAGCGGCAACGGCCAAGCGCCTGGGTCACAAGCCGCTGGCGGTGGTGCGAGCTTCTGCCTCGGCGGGCGTTGATCCGTCGTGCATGGGACTGGGGCCGATCCCGGCGACGCGCAAGGCGCTGGCCCGCGCGGGCTGGCAGATCAGCGATCTGGACGTCATCGAGTTGAACGAGGCCTTTGCGGCGCAGGCGCTGGCGTGCGTACGCGAGCTGGGGCTGGACCCGGCGAAGGTCAACGTGAATGGCGGCGCGATCGCGCTGGGTCATCCGCTGGGCTGCAGCGGCGCGAGACTAGCGGGGACGCTCGTGCGCGAGATGGTTCATCGCAAGGCGCGGCGCGGGCTGGCGAGTTTGTGCGTCGGCGTCGGGCAGGGTTTGAGCGTGCTGTTTGAACGCGTCGAACTATGATTGATCGAGCGCACGAAATGAGTCGATCGCGCTTCCAGGTGAATTCGTCCCATCGAATACGCTCCCGGTGTGGATGCCGTTTGGCGGGGATCCTGATTCTCTCCGCTGCAGGATGCACCCCTGCAAACGTATCGATCAACGCCGAGTCGCTCGGCGTCTCAGCTGACGAACGCGCCCGATGGGCCGACCGCGTCGATTGGTCCGACTGGGGCGCTTTCCTTTCCGCCGCCGCAACCGGAGACGGCATCAACCGCGACGGCGTCTCGCAGCAACGCCATTGCCTTCATCGGTTCCTGTCCATGCTCGCCGAAATCGGTCCGTCGCGAACGCCGCGCCTGTTCACCTCGCGCGAGTCGAAGCTCGCGTATTTCATTAACGCTTACAATGCGACCATCCAATATGTGAACGACGCCATGATGTTCAACAGCATGCCGATGCCCTGGCGATATGCCCGCCGCGAGTCATCATATTCATTCAACATTGACGGAGCAGCGCGCACACCCGCCGACCTGCACCGCGAGGCGATCAAGCTCGCCGGCGATGACTGGCGCGTAATCTTCGCGCTCGCCGATGGCCGCGCGATCGGCCCGCCACTCTGGAAGAGGCCCTACCTGGGAGACATGCTCGACGGGCAGTTGGACGACGCAGTCCGCCGCGCGATCGCCTCACCGCGCGTCGTCGCGATGAGCCATACAGACGTTAAACGACTGGAGCTATGGTGGGGGCTGTACGAGATTCGTGATCGATTGGTCGCGGATTATGAGGCACGCTCCGGGGCGAAGGGCGCGGTCGTGCTCAACGCGCTGCTCCACTGGGCCGAACCGCTTCGCCGGGCGGAGCTGCAGGGGGCCGTGGGGTATCCCATTGTGTCGCGGCGCGACGACGCCTCGTTTGATTTTCAGCAGATCACGCCGGGCGGGAAAGACGAGCCGGCGCGTTAACGGCGACCCACGGATTGATTCAATCGGCCGTCGGGCTTTTCGCGCGCGGGCAGTTTCTTCGGCGCGGCCAGCTTCAGCGCTTTTTGCAGATTGTCCACCTTGAAGATGCCGATCGTCCGCCCGCCGCGCGCCCCGCTGGTGACGTACGCATACTTGATGCTGATGTGGTTGGAGTTCAGCCGGGCGCACAGGTCGGCCAGCGCGCCAGGCCGGTTGGGCATCTCGGCCATGAGCACTTCGGTCTCGGTCGTGGGGATGTTCAGCCGCTTGAGCACCGCTCGCGACTTGGCCACGTCTTCCGCGACGAATCGAAACACGCCGTGCTCGATGCTGTCCATCAGCGTCAGGGCGACAAGGTTGATCTTGCTCCGCGCCAGCTCGTCGCAGACCTGCGACAGGATGCCGGGCTTGTTGACCAGAAACACCGAGAATTGCGTGTAGGCCTGGGTCATGGCTGTTCCTCCCTGATGGGATCGATCACGGTGAACGGCGCGCCGCGCTGCGTGCCCGGTCAGCGTGATTATACGGCGCGAGCCTGCCCTTGCGTTGCGCGGCCGGGACGCGGCAGCGAATCGCCGGAATCAAAGCTGATGACGGATCG includes these proteins:
- the nadC gene encoding Nicotinate-nucleotide pyrophosphorylase [carboxylating]; the protein is MSAHVGINRDALRRLLEIARDEDLGEHGDVTSRLLPETTLVAQGRWVLRSRQSGRVCGVELLPDMLEVLAPAVELEWVTAKPPTQFVETGEDLARFRGNVGQMFAAERVMLNFLQHLSGVATLTARFVSEVAGTGAKIYDTRKTTPGLRDLEKYAVRCGGGHNHRIGLYDAVLIKDNHLADIPTARLAHCVFDMLNRLPLLPSTPAFVEVECDSLEQAAELFKVVGIDVILLDNFEPPRLREAVALRDQAGLRGKVELEASGGATLQSVRATAETGVERISVGAITHSAPILDLGLDAE
- the echA8 gene encoding putative enoyl-CoA hydratase echA8, giving the protein MSDDFVLLEKEGAVAILRLNRPDVLNALNIPTMDRLITLMESLDGDPSVHCMVLTGSDKAFAAGADIKEMAEASVMDMYERNNLARWERIKRVRTPIVAAVSGFCLGGGCELAMHCDIITASETAKFGQPEINIGVMPGAGGTQRLSKVVGKYRAMELILTGRFFDASEALRLGLVTHVWPVESYLKETLALAHQIAEKSPVATRVAKEAVLRAFETGLSDGLEYERKLFYMLFATEDQKEGMKAFVEKRKPKYTGR
- a CDS encoding Transposase IS200 like protein, translated to MPQSLSAVHVHLVFSTKDRTRAFQNLDLRAQLHAYLGGVSRQLACPPVRIGGVADHVHVLAQLGRTIAQADWVKELKRVSSIWVKTQGGDYTDFQWQAGYAAFSVSQSNLDRVTEYIANQETHHRELSFQDELRVMLQKHQIEFDERYVWD
- the gpr gene encoding L-glyceraldehyde 3-phosphate reductase, coding for MKLRKLGNTGLYVSELCLGAMNFGMADWGIDEPASRAIIHAYLDAGGNFIDTADVYSKGVSEEICARAIQGKRDRLIIATKGHFPVVRKFGEPPDHVNATGSSRRHLTAALDASLRRLQTDYIDLYQVHCWDDHTPIHETLCTLDNFVKQGKVRYVGLSNYDAWHIAEARQLCIRFNWEPFVTAQMQYSLVCRDIETAIVPVCQRYGIGILPWSPLGGGVLSGKYQKNGTGPSGSRFGAMPDEPNSWRRQFVNQRNMDIADAVKAVAQRHKLVSTAVPGSSNLSAVALAWLLTRPMVSSIIVGPKSVAQWKDNHAACEMALTTDDLAALDRASALPPTYPHQFISKTARNSAS
- the paaH gene encoding 3-hydroxyadipyl-CoA dehydrogenase, whose product is MSNNERVLGVIGAGTMGGGIAHAAAAGGFKVMCTDTDPKLVEQAFGKIRERLDSSVSKGRISSRERDEVAARLHVCKGYDAFADAECVIEAAPEDLALKKKIFAELDKLPAKVLRASNTSSLAIAKIADGLKHADRVLGLHFFNPAPVMQLIELVQAPQTSAQSVVDARAVCAKLDKTAVKVKDSPGFIGNRVNRPFYLEALRLLETGEGDIRTIDSALKTVGDFKMGAFELLDLIGLDINLKVTETVYQDFNKPARFTPNAIQQKLVQAGKLGRKTGCGFYDYSNGDPLPAYESKPKSTSGWKPSAAVAELAKALDKPADRAMWLFARVWTAVVNEAAHVANTIALARDVNLTMELGFAYPQGPLALADFVGLDVVQALMSEFFKETGSDERYAPNPLLDELVRAGNLGEKTAHGFLYHSL
- the paaJ gene encoding 3-oxoadipyl-CoA/3-oxo-5,6-dehydrosuberyl-CoA thiolase, whose protein sequence is MRQAVIVDTVRTPIGRHRGALAPVRPDDLGAIVIRELVARTKLDPALIDDVYWGAANQAGEDNRNAARMAVLLAGLPDSVPGTTVNRLCASGLEAVAISARMIEAGHGDVFIAGGCESMSRAPLVLPKPDEAFVRGNQTMYDTTLGWRMTNPKLAARYQPFSMGETAENVAERHRISREDQDAFALQSQQRAAAAIKSGRLAEEIVPVEIDLGRGKKTVVSIDEHPRPETTPADLAKLKPAFREGGTVTAGNSSGLNDGAAGLVLMEAATAKRLGHKPLAVVRASASAGVDPSCMGLGPIPATRKALARAGWQISDLDVIELNEAFAAQALACVRELGLDPAKVNVNGGAIALGHPLGCSGARLAGTLVREMVHRKARRGLASLCVGVGQGLSVLFERVEL
- the birA gene encoding Bifunctional ligase/repressor BirA — encoded protein: MESGSGLGTMTNHRLDAKRIAPRLKTARIGRRLLVLDEVDSTNEYALGVLAPREELAADGMVVFAEHQTAGRGRLGRTWHSPRGASLAMTVLLCESQLPPSPVRLVMAGGVAVAKAVASTTDVEPVIRWPNDVYVGPKKLAGILVEARSVGTVSWAMAVGIGLNCLQQAGHFPPDLRDRATSLELESKHAIDREAVAVAVMNELDVLVRRDSSVSDAALVDQWRARSADLGTRVTLRENGQTYSGIILDVHPQSGLLLQLDTGARRHFDPATTSREG
- a CDS encoding ACT domain protein produces the protein MTQAYTQFSVFLVNKPGILSQVCDELARSKINLVALTLMDSIEHGVFRFVAEDVAKSRAVLKRLNIPTTETEVLMAEMPNRPGALADLCARLNSNHISIKYAYVTSGARGGRTIGIFKVDNLQKALKLAAPKKLPAREKPDGRLNQSVGRR
- the tmoS gene encoding Sensor histidine kinase TmoS; translation: MNPLPTAPTQTAPVSLDRILSNAADGVFVIDRQKRYVLVNAALERLTGFTANELMTQACACNEATKCKDEYGRYLGGFLCPARSVFDGGAQQALQRMQISRRDGSTLWVETHYSPIRDHAGRIEFVLGLVRDVSDSKAHFDELKAHMSDLRRQISDQPRQSAPDLSPPSRQPASIGGNHDLNHRSQNSNVSMPLDRVIEEVERREILRALEIAGGQRTHAAKIMGISRSRLYRRLDALGIDQSNLD
- the paaG gene encoding 1,2-epoxyphenylacetyl-CoA isomerase; translation: MSTKSYETILVADADGVRTITLNRPDDLNAIDDRVTSELQAELKAVAKDRAVRCLVLTGAGRAFCAGQDLKSVQSREGAFDFTAALRRRYNPIVSAMAGLAIPTIASVNGVAAGAGWSLALACDLRIASAKAKFVSAFSKIGLVPDSGMTWILPRLVGLSRALEIAWIGDPIPAETALQWGLVNRVAAAEELEKATRELATGLARSATKGLSLTKRAMLAGLSRDLDGQLEYEALLQGVAGRTRDYAEGVKAFIEKRSAEFTGE